One Burkholderia gladioli genomic window, GGTCGCTGCCATATAGCTCGAAATCGGTCCAGAGCGTGGTGCCGAGCACGCGAAAGCGTCCATCCGGCGCGTGGTAGACGCCGCGATTGAGGTAATGGACCTGGTCGAGCGTGCGCGCCGTGTCGCGCATCGCGGCTTCGAGCGCGCCGAAATCGCCGTCGTAATACTCGTGGTTGCCGGGCACGTAGATCACCGGCACCTCGGCGTCGAAGGTTTCGGCGGCCCAGCGCAGGCCTTCCGCGTGATTGTGGATATCGCCGGCCAGCACCACCAGGTCGGCCGCCGCGCCCGGGATCGCCTCGGGGGTATTGCCTTCGAGATGGAGGTCGGACAGCACGCGCACGCGGATCGACATGGGGGCTCCTGGGGACGGTCGCGGTATCGAGGGGGAGGGGGGGCAGGGCGGGGCGCGTCCGGCTGCGCGCGCCGCGCCGCCGCCTGCCGGGTCAGCGCAGTACCTTGCCCGGGTTCAGCAACTGGTGCGGATCGAGCGCGCGCTTGAGCGTCTTCATCAGCTCGATCTCGACCGGCGACTTGTAGCGCTGCGCGTCGTCGATCTTCAACTGCCCGATGCCGTGCTCGGCGCTGATCGTGCCGTGGTGACGATGCACGTTGTCGTAGACGACGCGATTGATCGGCTTCTGGAACTCGGCCAGGAAGGCCTTCGGGTCGCCTCCCTCGGGCGTCTGCACGTTGTAGTGCAGGTTGCCGTCGCCGAGGTGGCCGAAGGTGACCATCCGCGCGCCCGGGGCGACCTGCTGGATCGCCGCGTCGGTTTCGTCGATGAAGCGCGCGATCGAGGAGATCGGCACGGCGATGTCGTGCTTGATGTTGAGCCCCTCGTCGGCCTGCGCGAGCGGGATGTGCTCGCGCAGGTCCCAGAACGCGCGCGACTGCGCCAGGTTTTCCGCCACCACCGCATCGACCACCAGCCCCGCGTCGAAGGCCTCGGCCATCATCGATTCGAACAGCGCGCGCGCGTGTTCCTCGCTCTCGTTGTCGGACAGCTCGAGCAGGACCGTCTGTGCATGGGTGGTCGAGAACGGGTAGCGCAACTGCGGATAATGCTTGCCGACCAGGCGCATGCAGAAATCGGACATCAGCTCGAAGCCGGTCAGCAGCGGGCCGGCGCAACGCTGGGCCAGTGCCAGGAAGTCGAGCGCGGCATGCGGCGATTCGAGCGCGGCGAGCGCCGTGACCTGGGCGGCCGGGCGCGGATGCAGCTTCATCACGGCGGCGGTGATGATGCCCAGCGTGCCCTCGGCGCCGATGTAGAGATCGCGCAGGTCGTAGCCGGTGTTGTCCTTGCGCAGGCCGCGCAGGCCGTGCCAGATCTCGCCCTGCGGCGTGACCACTTCCAGGCCCAGGCACAGCTCGCGCGTGTTGCCGTAGCGCAGCACGGCGGTGCCGCCGGCATTGGTCGAGAGATTGCCGCCGATCGTGCAGCTGCCTTCGGCGGCCAGGCTCAGCGCGAACAGGCGCCCGGCTTCCTGCGCGCGCGCCTGCACCTCGGCGAGGATCACGCCGGCCTCCACCGTGATGGTGTTGTTGTGCGCATCGAGCTCGCGCACGCGATTCAGGCGCGCCAGGCTCAGCACCGCCTGGGTGCCGCTGTCGTCGGGCGTGGCGCCGCCGGCCAGGCCGGTGTTGCCGCCCTGCGGCACGATCGCGACGCGGTGCTCGGCGGCCAGTTTCACGATCGCCGCCACCTCGTCGGTGCTGCCGGGGCGCAGCACCGCGCAGGCCGTGCCGCGGTAGCGCTTGCGCCAGTCGGTCAGGAACGGCGCCGTGTCGTGCGCGTCGCTCAGCACGTGGTCCGCGCCGATCGCGGCGCGGCAGGCATCGAGGAAGGCGGAGGAGGTGGTCATCGCGGGAGTCTCGAAGGGGAGGGGCGCGGCATCAGGGGCGGCGCCGCGCGGATTTGGTATTGTCGCCTGCCTGGGCAGGCCTTGCGCCGGCCTTGGGGCGGGCGGCGCCAGCCGGCGCTTCGGCGGGTGTCGTGCCCTGTCTGGCCGCTTGCTTCGCCGCTCGCTTGAAGGGCGCCACATAGGCCAGCGCGGCCGCGAAGAAGCCGGCCGCCAGCAGCAGCTCCAGCCAGCCGAGCCGCGCCGACAGTCCGCCGTCGGTCATGCCGCGCACGACGCCCTCGGCGACATAGAGCAGGATCAGCATCGACGCCCATTGCAGCGTGTACACGCTGCGCCGCCACACGCCCGGCAGCATCAGCGCGAGCGGCACCGCCTTGAGCATCAGGGCCGAGCCGCCGGGACGCAGCGGCGCGAGCCACAGCTCCCAGGCGATCGACAGCGCGATCAGCGCGACCAGGCAGCCGGCCGCGGCCAGCGCGAAGGCGGGGCGGGCGGCGGCCGGGGCGCTCATTGCGGATCGGCCAGGCGCAGCGCGGCGCGTGCCAGCCGGTTGCCGAGCGCGACGGCCAGCGTCTTTTCGTCGACCGAGATGCCCTGGCGCGAGGCCGGCGCGCCGCTGCGCGCGTGATGCGAGGCGCCGTAGGGCGTGCCGCCGCCGTCGGTGGTGGTCAGTGCGCTTTCGGTATAGGGGATGCCGACGATCAGCATGCCGTGGTGCAGCAGCGGCAGCATCATCGACAGCAAGGTCGATTCCTGGCCGCCGTGCAGGCTGCCGGTGGAGGTGAACACGCAACCGGGCTTGCCGGCCAGCGCGCCCGACAGCCATTGCGGGGTGGTGCCGTCGAGGAAATACTTGAGCGGCGCGGCCATGTTGCCGAAGCGGGTCGGCGAGCCGAGTGCCAGGCCCGCGCATTCCTCCAGGTCGCGCAGCTCCGCGTAGGGCGGGCCGTCGGACGGAATCTCGGGCGACGTTGCCTCGCAGACGGTGGACACGGGCGGCACGGTGCGGATCCGCGCCTGCGCGCCGGGCACCGCGTCGATGCCGGCGGCGATCGCCAGGGCCAGCTCGCGCGTCGCGCCGTGGCGGCTGTAGTAGAGCACCAGGATGTCTTTCATAAGCCTCTTGAGTGAGCGGCTATTATAGGGGGTGCGACCGCCGCGACGCGTGGCGGCACGCCTGCAGCCCGAAGGAGAAAGCCGTTGCCGAAGCTGAGTGTTGATCTGGTCACGATCCGGCGTCTTGCCCGATTCGCCGCGAAGCGCGGCGCCGAGGACCGTATTCCGCAGGTCGCGGGCAGCCTGACCTTCACCACGATCCTCGCGGTGGTGCCGCTGGTGACGGTCGCGTTCGCGCTGTTCACGGCCTTCCCGATGTTCTCCTCGTTCCAGTCCTCGCTGCAGGGCTTCCTGGCCGACCACCTGATGCCGGCCCAGATCAACAACCAGATCTTCAAGTACCTGAACCAGTTCTCGGCCAAGGCCAAGGGCCTGACGACGGCCGGCCTGATCGTGCTGGTGGTCACCTCGGTGATGACGATGATGACCATCGAGTCGGCCTTCAACGTGATCTGGCGCGTGAGGAAGTCGCGGCCCTTCGCGCAGCGCGTGCTGGCCTACTGGGCCTTCATCACGCTGGCGCCATTGCTGTTCGGCATCAGCCTGTCGATCTCCTCCTACCTGTTCACCAAGTCGCTGGCGATCGCCGGCGCACCGGGCGCGACCACCTCGGTCGAATGGCTGCTGACGGCCGCCTCGCTGCCGCTGACGGTGCTGGCCTTCACCCTGCTGTATGTCTATCTGCCGAATTGCACGGTGGCCTGGCGCGATGCCGTGGTGGGCGGGATCTGCGCGGCGATCGCCTTCGAGCTGGCCAAGCGCGGCTTCGGTTATTACGTGCGGCGCATCCCGACCTACACGGCCGTCTATGGCGCCTTCGCGGCGGTGCCGCTGTTCCTGCTGTGGATGTACCTGAGCTGGCTGATCACGCTGGCGGGGGCGATGGTGGCCTCGGCGCTGCCGGTGATCCGGATCGGGCAGTTCCACCGGGTCGCCTATCCGGGCAGCGACCTGCTCGACGCGCTGGCCCTGCTGGCGCGCCTGGCCGACGCGCAGGAGGCCGGCAAGCCGGGCCATTCGGCGGCGCGCCTGGCCGTGATGGTGCGCTGCGGCATGGAAACCGCGCAGCGCTTGCTGGCGGCGATGGAGGATCGAGAGTGGGTGGCGCGGCTGGAGGGCGGCGACATCGCCGTGTCGCGCTACGTGCTGCTGGCCAATCCCGAGCGTTTGACGGTGTCGCAACTGTTCGATGCCTTCGTGGTGGATCGCGACGAGCTGCTGTACCAGGTGCAGCGCGGCCGGCCCTCGATCGACGGCGAGCGGCTGGTGGCGGCGCTCACGGGCGAGCGGCTGGGGGCGACGCTGGCGCAGTTGCTGGTGAAGCGCGGCGAGGCGCTGGCTGAGGAGCGCGGCGAGCAGGCCGGCGCCGCTGCCGCGGCGCCGCCGAAAACGGCCTGAGCGCGGCCTGAAAACTGTCCCGGTTTGCGGCTGGCGGCCGTCGCGGCTGTTGGGAGCCGCGGGAAATGCATACGGCCCGCGATCGACTGCCGGTGCCGCACCCGACCGAGGCGCGGACCTTACAAGGAGATTCGACCCAGGCAGATGTCCTTGAACATCACCCAGTCGCCCATCAGGCTGTAGATCGGGTGCCGGAAGGTGGCCGGGCGATTCTTCTCGAAGAAGAAGTGGCCGACCCAGGCAAAGCCGTAGCCGCAGACGACGGCGGCGGGCAGCCAGCCCCAGTGGCCGGTCGCGACGGCCATCGCGAGGCAGCCGATCACGCCCAGCGAGCCGACGAAATGCAGGCGGCGGGAAACCAGGTTGCGGTGTTCGTTGAGGTAGAACGGGTAGAACTGCGCGAAATTGGCGAAATGTTCGCCCTGGGCGGTCTGGCTCATGGCTGTCTCCCGCGGGCGGCATGCCCGTCGCGACGCAGGCTTCATTGTGCGGCGAGGGCCGCCGGTCCGCAACCGGCCGCCGCATCGCCCGAACCCCTCGCCGCGCGAGATCCTCGACCCGGCGCATCGCCCGCGGCGGCTTGTGCGGCGGGCCGCGCGCTTTCCTTTTGATGGGCTTTCCGCTAGCATCGGAAGCCGGTTAAGTACCATCCAGTTTTTGGGGGCGAGAATGCGCGTCAGCGATATTCTGAAAGTCAAGGGCAACACGCTGTACACGGTGACGCCCGATATGCCGCTGCGCGAGGCAGTCGACACGATGGCCGAGCGCGATATCGGCTCGCTGGTCGTGATGGAGTATGGCGACCTGGTCGGCATCCTGACCTTCCGCGAGATCATCCTGCGGCTGAAGGAAAACGGCGGCGCGATCGGCGACGTGCAGGTCCGCAAGGTCATGGACGATCCGCTCACCTGCACGCCGGAAACGGACGTCAACGAGGTGCGCCGGATGATGCTCGAGCGTCACGCGCGCTACATGCCGGTGCTCGAGAAGCGCGTGCTGATGGGCGTGATCTCGTTCTACGACGTCGCCAAGACGGTGGTGGAAGCGCAGAGCTTCGAGAATCGTATGCTCAAGGCCTATATCCGCGACTGGCCGCCCGAGCCGGACGGCGAGGTTCACCACAAGCCGGTGGCGAGCTGAACTGAATCATCGGCGGCGCGATGGCGTTCGCCGCAAGCCGCAGCGGCGAACCGCGCGGCGCCGACATTCCCGGTGCGCTGGCGAGCCGCGCATCCTTTCACGGCCGGTATGCGCGAGCGTGCCGGCCGTTTTCGATCCGACACTGACCGCGCGTGCGGCGTCGCAGCCGCGCGCCCCGAGCGCATGAGCGATTCAACACACACCAATACCGAACGGCGCAACGAACGCCACGCCCACACCTCGCAGTTCGATCTGCTTCGTCAGCGGCGCTTCGCGCCATTCTTCGCCACGCAGTTCTTCGGCGCGCTGAACGACAACGTCTTCAAGATCGGCTTCACCTCCCTGATCACCTACCAGAGCGCGAAATTCAGCGGCGTCGACCCGAAGACGGCGGCCTTCCTGATCTCGGCGGTGTTCATCCTGCCCTTCATGCTGTTCTCGGCCACCTCGGGCCAGATCGCCGACAAGTACGACAAGGCGCGGCTCACGCGCTTCGTGAAGAGCTTCGAGATCGCGCTGATGCTGGTGGGCGCGGCCGGCTTCGTGACCCATACCGCGGCGCTGCTCTATCTCTGCACCTTCATGATGGGCATGCATTCGACGCTGTTCGGCCCGGTCAAGTATTCCTACCTGCCGCAGCACCTGAGCGACCAGGAGCTGGTGGGCGGCAACGGGCTGGTCGAGATGGGCACCTTCATCGCGATCCTGATCGGCACCATCATCGGCGGCGCGGCGGCCGGCATCGACGGGCGCGGCGAGCTGCTGCTGGCGGTGAGCTGCGTGCTGATCGCGGTGATCGGGCGGGGCGTGGCCTCGGGCGTGCCGCACACGCCGGCGCCGCAGCCCGAGCTGAAGATCAACTGGAACCCGGTTTCCGAAACCTGGCGCAATCTGAAGCTGGCGGGGCAGAACCGCACCGTGTTCCTGAGCCTGCTGGGCATCTCCTGGCTGTGGTTCGTCGGCGCGACCTTCCTGACCTCGTTCTTCGGCTTCGCCAAGGACGTGCTGTCGGCCAATCCCGACGTGGTGACGGTGCTGCTGGCCACCTTCTCGATCGGCATCGGCCTGGGCTCGATCCTCTGCGAGCGGCTCTCGCGGCGGCGCGTCGAGATCGGCCTGGTGCCGCTCGGCTCGATCGGCATCAGCGTGTTCGCGATCGATCTCTATTTCGCCAGCCACGCGCTGCCGGCCCAGACGCACCTGCTCAGCGTCGGCGAATTCCTCGGCCAGGCCGCCCACTGGCGCGTGCTGGCCGACCTGTTCCTGCTCGCGATGTTCGGCGGCTTCTACAGCGTGCCGCTCTATGCGCTGATCCAGAGCCGCAGCGCGCCGACCCACCGCGCGCGGATCATCGCCGCCAACAACATCCTCAATTCGCTGTTCATGGTGGTCTCGGCGCTGATGGCGATGGCGCTGACCCACGCCGGCGTCGGCATCCCGGGCCTGTTCCTGGTCACCGGCCTGCTCAACGTGCTGGTCGCCACCTATATCTACTCGCTGGTGCCTGAATTCCTGCTGCGCTTCGTGGCCTGGGTGCTGGTGCATACCTTCTACCGGATCCGGCTGGTGCATGCCGAGCGGATTCCCGAAACCACCGGGGCGGTGCTGGTCTGCAACCACGTCAGCTATGTCGACGCGCTGGTGATCGCCGCGGCCAGCCCGCGGCCGATCCGCTTCGTGATGGATCACCGGATCTTCCGCGCGCGCTTCGCGAGCTGGGCGTTCCGCCACGCCAAGGCGATCCCGATCGCGCCGCGCCACGAGGACCCGGCCATGCTGGAGCGCGCCTACGCGGCTTGCGAGGCCGCGCTGAAGGAGGGCGAGCTGGTCTGCATCTTCCCCGAGGGCAAGCTGACCAAGACCGGCGACATCAACACCTTCCATCACGGCGTGAGCGAGATCCTGCGCCGCGTCGAGGCGCCCGTGGTGCCGATGGCATTGCGCGGGCTGTGGGGCAGCTGGTTCTCGCGCCATGGCGATGCGCGCTGGCCGCGGCCGATGCGCAAGGGCGCGATGAGCCGGCTGACGCTGGCGGTCGGCGAGCCGATCGCGGCCTCGGCGGCCACGCCCGACATGCTGCAGCAGGCGGTGAGCGAGCTGCGCGGCGCGCGCAAGTAAGGCGGGGCAGGGCCTTGCGTGCCGGCCCGAGTCGCCGCGGGTGAAGGCTTCATGAAAGCTGGGTCGGTCGCGCGGCCGTCCCCGGCGCGGCGCGCCTCCCGCGATGGCCGGGGCGGCTGGCATAATAGCGGTTTCCCCGACTTTTTCTCTGGAACGGCTACCCATGTCCGGCAATACCCTCGGCAAGCTTTTCACTGTCACGACCTTCGGCGAATCGCACGGTCCCGCGATCGGCTGCGTGATCGACGGCTGCCCGCCGGGAATGGAACTGACGGAAGCCGACATCCAGCTCGAACTCGATCGCCGCAAGCCGGGCACCTCGCGCCACGTCACGCAGCGCCAGGAGCCGGATGCGGTCGAGATCCTCTCGGGCGTGTTCGAGGGGCGCACCACCGGCACCCCGATCGCGCTGCTGATCCGCAACACCGACCAGCGCAGCAAGGACTACGGCAATATCGTCGAGACCTTCCGCCCCGGCCATGCCGACTACACCTACTGGCAGAAATACGGCATCCGCGACTATCGCGGCGGCGGCCGTTCCTCGGCGCGCCTGACCGCGCCGATCGTCGGCGCCGGAGCGGTGGCGAAGAAGTGGCTGCGCGAGCGCTTCGGCATCGAGGTGCGCGGCTACATGAGCGCGCTCGGCGCGATCGAGGTGCCGTTCGTCGACTGGTCGCATGTGCGCGAGAACCCGTTCTTCGCGCCGAACGCCGAGATCGTCCCGCAGCTCGAGGACTACATGGACGCGCTGCGCAAGGATGGCGACTCGATCGGCGCGCGCATCGACGTGGTCGCCTCGGGCGTGCCGGTGGGCTGGGGCGAGCCGCTCTACGACCGCCTCGACGCCGATATCGCGCACGCCATGATGGCCATCAACGCGGTGAAGGGCGTGGAGATCGGCGCCGGCTTCGCCAGCGTCGCCCAGCGCGGCTCGGAGCACGGCGACGAGCTGACCCCGCAGGGTTTCGTCGGCAATCACGCGGGCGGCATTCTCGGCGGCATCTCGACCGGCCAGGACCTGACCGTGTCGATCGCCATCAAGCCGACTTCCAGCATTCGCACGCCGCGCCGCTCGATCACCAAGGCCGGCGAGCCGGCCGTGGTCGAGACCTTCGGCCGGCACGACCCCTGCGTGGGCATTCGCGCCACGCCGATCGCCGAATCGATGCTGGCGCTGGTGCTGATCGATCACGCGCTGCGCCATCGTGCGCAATGCGGCGACGTCGTCACCGAGACGCCGAGGATCGCGCCGGAAGCGCCGTAACGGCACAATACACCGGGGCTCGCGCCGGGCAGGGCGCCTGGCACCGGCGACAATGAAAAAAGGGCATCGCGATTCGCTTCGCGATGCCCTTTTCGCTTGCGGCCGGCGCCGAGGCCGGCCGATCCGCTTACATGTTCGGGTAGTTCGGGCCGCCGCCGCCTTCCGGCGTGACCCACACGATGTTCTGCGTCGGGTCCTTGATGTCGCAGGTCTTGCAGTGCACGCAGTTCTGCGCGTTGATCACCAGGCGGTCGCTGCCGTCGTCGTTCTTCGTGAACTCGTAGACGGCGGCCGGGCAGAAGCGCGCCTCGGGCCCGGCATAGGTGTGCAGGTTCACGTTGACCGGCACGCTCGCGTCCTTCAGCGTCAGGTGGGCCGGCTGGTTCTCCTCGTGGTTGGTGTTCGAGATGAACACCGAGGAGAGCCGGTCGAAGGTCAGCTTGCCGTCGGGCTTCGGATAGCTGATCGGCGTGCACTGCGAGGCAGGTTTCAGCATCTCGTGGTCGGCGTGCTGGTGATGCAGGGTCCAGGGCACGTTGCCGCCCAGCACCTTCTGCTCGAGGCCGACCATCAGCGTGCCCAGGTAGAGCCCCTTGGCCATCCATTGCTTGAAGTTGCGCGCCTTGTAGAGCTCGGTGTGCAGCCAGGATTGCTTGAAGGCTTCCGGGTAGGCCACCAGTTCGTCGCGCTCGCGGCCGGCCTGGACCGCCTCGAAGGCCGCGTCGGCGGCCAGCATGCCGGTCTTGATCGCCGCGTGGCTGCCCTTGATGCGCGAGGCGTTCAGGAAGCCCGCGTCGTCGCCGATCAGCGCGCCGCCCGGGAACACCGTCTTGGGCAGCGACACCAGCCCGCCCGCGGTGATCGCGCGCGCGCCGTAGGACACGCGCTTGCCGCCTTCCAGGAACTTGCGGATTTCCGGGTGCGTCTTGTAGCGCTGGAATTCCTCGAACGGCGACAGGTAGGGGTTGCTGTAGCCGAGCCCGACCACGAAACCGACCACCACCTGGTTGTTGTCCATGTGATACAGGAAGGAGCCGCCATAGGTGTCCGAGGCGAGCGGCCAGCCGGCGGTGTGGATCACCAGGCCCGGCTTGTGCTTGGCCGGGTCGATCTCCCACAGCTCCTTGATGCCGATCCCGTAGGCTTGCGGGTCGCTGTTCGCGTCGAGCCGGAACCGGTCGATCAACTGGCGGCCCAGGTGGCCGCGGCAGCCCTCGGCGAACAGCGTGTACTTGGCATGCAGTTCCATGCCGAGCTGGAAGTTCTCGGTCGGCTCGCCGTCCTTGCCGATGCCGAGATTGCCGGTCGCCACGCCCTTCACCGAGCCGTCCTCGTGATAGAGGATTTCCGCGGCGGGGAAGCCTGGGAAGATCTCGACGCCCAGCGCCTCGGCCTGCTGGCCGAGCCAGCGCGTGACGTTGCCCAGGCTGATCACGTAGTTGCCGTGGTTCTTGAAATTGTCGGGCAGGGCCCAGTTCGGCACCGACTTGGCGCCGGTCTCCGAGAGGAACAGGAAGCGATCCTCGCTCACCTCGACGTTGAGCGGCGCGCCTTTTTCCTTCCAGTCGGGGAACAGTTCGCCGATCGCGCGCGGGTCCATCACGGCACCTGACAGGATATGAGCGCCGATTTCCGAGCCCTTCTCGAGCACGCAGACGTTGATCTCGCCGCCTTTCCCGGCCGCCAGCTGCTTCAGGCGGATCGCCGCCGACAGCCCGGCCGGGCCGCCGCCGACGATCACGACGTCGTATTCCATCGATTCTCGTGGACCGTATTGCTCGATGAGGCTTGCGGGGGTCATTGGCGTTCCTCTAACCGTTAGAATGCTTTTTAATTGGGAGCGTATTGTCGGCCAAATAAAACGATTGCCGCAACAGAATGCGGCTAGATTAGCACGATCGTTCTATTTATATGATAAGGTTCACGCCCGGCAGCAAGCTGCGTGCCGGGCCATCCAGCAAGGAGCAGTGATGGGTCGTTCGATCAATCTGGAAGGCAAGGTGGCGATGGTGACGGGCGCGTCCAGCGGCCTGGGCCAGCGTTTCGCGCAGGTATTGTCGGAAGCGGGGGCGAAGATCGTGCTCGCCAGCCGCCGGGTCGAGCGCTTGAAGGAATTACGCGCCCAGATCGAGGCGGCGGGCGGCGCGGCGCATGTGGTCTCGCTCGACGTGACCGATCATCAGAGCATTCGCGCGGCGGTCGCGCATGCCGAGACGGAAGCCGGCACGATCGACATCCTGGTCAACAATTCCGGCGTCTCGACCATGCAGAAGCTGGTCGACGTGACGCCCGAGGATTTCGGCTACGTGTTCGATACCAACACGCGCGGCGCGTTCTTCGTGGCCCAGGAAGTGGCCAAGCGCATGATGATGCGCGGCAATGGCCACGGCAAGCCGCCGTACCGGATCATCAACATCGCCTCGGTGGCGGGCCTGCGGGTGCTGCCGCAGATTGGCCTGTACTCGATGAGCAAGGCCGCGGTGGTGCACATGACGCGCGCCATGGCCAACGAATGGGGGCGCCACGGCATCAACGTGAACGCCATCTGCCCGGGCTACATCGATACCGAAATCAATCATTACCTGTGGGATACCGAGCAGGGCCAGAAGCTGCAGTCGATGCTGCCGCGGCGCCGGGTCGGCAAACCGCAGGATCTCGACGGCCTGCTTTTGCTGCTGGCGGCCGACGAGTCGCAGTTCGTCAACGGCTCGATCATCTCGGCCGACGACGGATTCGGGCTCGCATGAAGCGGTTGTTTGTCTGTCGTGGGAAGCAGTGAGATGAGCGAGTACGTACCCGTTTTCGAAATGTCGATGCCGATCCGCTGGGGTGACATGGACGCGTTCGGCCATGTCAACAACACGGTCTATTTCCGCTACATGGAGCAGGCCCGGATCTCCTGGTTCGAGCAGTTGGGCATCGCAGGCGGCAATGGCGAGGGGCAGGGGCCGGTGATCGTCACCGCCTCGATGGAGTTCCTCAAGCAGCTGCACTACCCGGGCGACGTGATCGCGCGGATGACGGCCGCCAAGCCCGGCCGCAGCAGCTTCGACACCGGCTTCGAGCTGAGCCGCGCCGACGATCCCAGCCAGCTCTACGCGCGCGGCAACGCGCGCTGCGTGTGGGTCGACTACGCGCTGGGCAAGTCCACGCCGCTGCCGGAGCTGCTGCGCGAGACCATCGAATCGGCGCTGCGCCAGCGCGTCGCGTAAGCCGGCGTTCCTTCCTTCCCGCCGTGACGGCGTGCCCGATGCGGCACGCCGGCCGCGGCCTCACTGGCCGAGCAGGCGCTGCATCAGCTCGGCGGTGTTTCCCGTTCCGTACTTGCGCATCAGCCGCGCCCGGTAGATGTCGACCGTGCGCGAGCTGATCTCCAGCACCCGGCCGATCTGCTTGCTGGTCTTGCCGGTGGCCAGCTGCGCGGCGATCTCGCGCTCGCGCGGCGTCAGCTCGACGGACACGCGGCGCGTCGCGCTCAGATCCTCGAAGGTCCAGATGCCGTCGGCCAGCGGCGCGGCGCGGTCGAGCGCGCGCCCGGTCACGTGGCACCAGAACAGGTCGCCGTCGGCGCGCTTCATGATGCGCTCGTCGGCGTAGCTGCCGGTCGCGCCCATCACCTTGGTGATCCGCTCGCCGATGCGCTGGAATTCGTCCGGCGAGGGGTAGAGCACGCGATACGACTGGCCGATCAGGTCGGCGCGCTGGCAGCGGAACATGGCGGCCAGCGCGTCGTTGCAGTCCTCGATCACGCGGTCGCGCGACAGCACGAGCCCGATCGGGGCGAGATGGAAGGCGGTCTGGTAGTCGAGTTCGGGCATCGGGCGGAAGTGGTCGGGCGCGTTCCCCGCGCCTGCGGCGAACGCTTATGTATTTTTGCGTATTGTGCCGCATCGGCCGGCCATCGTACCCTTTCCAGCAGTGACGCCCCCGGTGGCCGGCCTTCAAGGCAGGGTCATCGAGGCCTGTCTAGAATGATGCGGCGGGTTCGTCGCGCATCGCGAACCGGTTCGGCTGGTTTCCATAGAGGAAGGGACAGAAACATGAACAAGATCTACCCAGGCGCGGCTGCCGCGCTCGAGGGCATCGTCGCGGACGGCCAGACCTTCGCGGTCGGCGGCTTCGGCCTGTGCGGCATCCCCGAGGCGCTGATCGCCGCGTTGCGTGACAGCGGCGTGAACGGCATCACCTGCATCAGCAACAATGCCGGCGTCGACGGCTTCGGCCTCGGCCTGCTGCTCGAGACGCGGCAGATCCGCAAGATGATCTCGTCCTACGTGGGCGAGAACAAGGAGTTCGAGCGCCAGTACCTGGCCGGCGAACTCGAGCTGGAATTCACGCCGCAGGGCACCCTGGCCGAGAAGCTGCGCGCCGGCGGCGCCGGGATCCCGGCGTTCTTCACCAATACCGGCTTCGGCACCGTGATCGCCGAAGGCAAGGAAACGCGCCAGTTCGGCGACAAGCACTACGTGCTGGAGCCCTCGCTGACGGCCGACATCGCCCTGGTCAAGGCCTGGAAGGCCGACAAGTCCGGCAACCTGATCTATCGCCGCACCGCGCGCAATTTCAACCCGATGTGCGCGATGGCGGGGCGCATCACGGTGGCGGAAGTCGAGGAGATCGTCGAGAACGGCGAGCTCGATCCGGATCACATCCATACGCCGGGGATCTTCGTGCAGCGCCTGGTGCTGAACGCGACGCCGGAAAAACGCATCGAACAACGCGTGGTGCGCGCAAAAGGAGACTGACATGGCTTGGAATCGTGACCAGATGGCCGCGCGCGCGGCGAAGGAACTGCAGGACGGCTTCTACGTGAACCTCGGCATCGGCCTGCCGACCCTGGTGGCCAACCACGTGC contains:
- a CDS encoding MFS transporter, translating into MSDSTHTNTERRNERHAHTSQFDLLRQRRFAPFFATQFFGALNDNVFKIGFTSLITYQSAKFSGVDPKTAAFLISAVFILPFMLFSATSGQIADKYDKARLTRFVKSFEIALMLVGAAGFVTHTAALLYLCTFMMGMHSTLFGPVKYSYLPQHLSDQELVGGNGLVEMGTFIAILIGTIIGGAAAGIDGRGELLLAVSCVLIAVIGRGVASGVPHTPAPQPELKINWNPVSETWRNLKLAGQNRTVFLSLLGISWLWFVGATFLTSFFGFAKDVLSANPDVVTVLLATFSIGIGLGSILCERLSRRRVEIGLVPLGSIGISVFAIDLYFASHALPAQTHLLSVGEFLGQAAHWRVLADLFLLAMFGGFYSVPLYALIQSRSAPTHRARIIAANNILNSLFMVVSALMAMALTHAGVGIPGLFLVTGLLNVLVATYIYSLVPEFLLRFVAWVLVHTFYRIRLVHAERIPETTGAVLVCNHVSYVDALVIAAASPRPIRFVMDHRIFRARFASWAFRHAKAIPIAPRHEDPAMLERAYAACEAALKEGELVCIFPEGKLTKTGDINTFHHGVSEILRRVEAPVVPMALRGLWGSWFSRHGDARWPRPMRKGAMSRLTLAVGEPIAASAATPDMLQQAVSELRGARK
- the aroC gene encoding chorismate synthase; this encodes MSGNTLGKLFTVTTFGESHGPAIGCVIDGCPPGMELTEADIQLELDRRKPGTSRHVTQRQEPDAVEILSGVFEGRTTGTPIALLIRNTDQRSKDYGNIVETFRPGHADYTYWQKYGIRDYRGGGRSSARLTAPIVGAGAVAKKWLRERFGIEVRGYMSALGAIEVPFVDWSHVRENPFFAPNAEIVPQLEDYMDALRKDGDSIGARIDVVASGVPVGWGEPLYDRLDADIAHAMMAINAVKGVEIGAGFASVAQRGSEHGDELTPQGFVGNHAGGILGGISTGQDLTVSIAIKPTSSIRTPRRSITKAGEPAVVETFGRHDPCVGIRATPIAESMLALVLIDHALRHRAQCGDVVTETPRIAPEAP
- a CDS encoding electron transfer flavoprotein-ubiquinone oxidoreductase codes for the protein MTPASLIEQYGPRESMEYDVVIVGGGPAGLSAAIRLKQLAAGKGGEINVCVLEKGSEIGAHILSGAVMDPRAIGELFPDWKEKGAPLNVEVSEDRFLFLSETGAKSVPNWALPDNFKNHGNYVISLGNVTRWLGQQAEALGVEIFPGFPAAEILYHEDGSVKGVATGNLGIGKDGEPTENFQLGMELHAKYTLFAEGCRGHLGRQLIDRFRLDANSDPQAYGIGIKELWEIDPAKHKPGLVIHTAGWPLASDTYGGSFLYHMDNNQVVVGFVVGLGYSNPYLSPFEEFQRYKTHPEIRKFLEGGKRVSYGARAITAGGLVSLPKTVFPGGALIGDDAGFLNASRIKGSHAAIKTGMLAADAAFEAVQAGRERDELVAYPEAFKQSWLHTELYKARNFKQWMAKGLYLGTLMVGLEQKVLGGNVPWTLHHQHADHEMLKPASQCTPISYPKPDGKLTFDRLSSVFISNTNHEENQPAHLTLKDASVPVNVNLHTYAGPEARFCPAAVYEFTKNDDGSDRLVINAQNCVHCKTCDIKDPTQNIVWVTPEGGGGPNYPNM
- a CDS encoding SDR family oxidoreductase, which translates into the protein MGRSINLEGKVAMVTGASSGLGQRFAQVLSEAGAKIVLASRRVERLKELRAQIEAAGGAAHVVSLDVTDHQSIRAAVAHAETEAGTIDILVNNSGVSTMQKLVDVTPEDFGYVFDTNTRGAFFVAQEVAKRMMMRGNGHGKPPYRIINIASVAGLRVLPQIGLYSMSKAAVVHMTRAMANEWGRHGINVNAICPGYIDTEINHYLWDTEQGQKLQSMLPRRRVGKPQDLDGLLLLLAADESQFVNGSIISADDGFGLA
- a CDS encoding acyl-CoA thioesterase, which gives rise to MSEYVPVFEMSMPIRWGDMDAFGHVNNTVYFRYMEQARISWFEQLGIAGGNGEGQGPVIVTASMEFLKQLHYPGDVIARMTAAKPGRSSFDTGFELSRADDPSQLYARGNARCVWVDYALGKSTPLPELLRETIESALRQRVA